CGGGGAGCGACGCGCGcttgcctgatacgtctccaatgtatatataattttttattgttccatgttgttttattatcattcttggacgTTTTAcaaacattttatagcaactttatatcatttttgagactaacctattgacatagtgcccagtgccagttgctgttttttgcttgttttttacttcatagaaaatcaataccaaacgcagcggaactttttggagatttttttggaccagaagacatccagtgggccaaagaagtgcCAGAGGGgagccccgaggggggcacaagccaccagggcgcgcctggaggcccggGCGCGCccagtgggttgtgcccaccttggtggcctcccgcaccgcctcttcgccttgtaaattcccaaatattccaaaaaccctagggagtcgatagatcagaagttctgtagccgcaagcctctgtagccatgaaaaaccaatctaaaCCCCATTTTGGCACCCTggcagagggggaaatcatcaccggtggccatcttcatcatcccggcggccaccatgatgaggagagagtagtccaccctcagggctgagggtttgtaccagtagctatgtgtttaatctctctctctctcgcgtgttcttgagatgtcatgatcttgatgtatcgcgggctttgttaatatagttggatcatatggtgttttcccctctctatcttgttgtgaattgagttttccctttgagatttcgttcttatggatttgaatacttttatggatttgagaacactttatgtatgtcttgctatgtaTACCcgtggatcatatggtgttttcccctctctatcttgttgtgaattgagttttccctttgagatttcgttcttatcgatttgaatacttttatggatttgagaacactttatgtatgtcttgctatgtatacccgtggtgacaacggggtatcatattgattcacttgatatgtgttttggcactcaactcgtggattcccgaggtgacattggggtaatcttttgctactcatgttgatctccctaaggagaagtggtttaaatatcatcctcccatcaaatgttgatcctattgttcctactgcttatattgagaaaccaccttttcctgttagaataaaggatcatgctaaagcttcaactatggttcgtaagagttatactagaacacctacaccccctgagcaaattaaagttgaacctagtattgttatggttaaagatctcttggtcgataatattgatgggcatgctatttatttctgtgatgaagctgctagaattgctaaacctgatactaaagataaacatagacctgttgttggcatgcctactgtttctgttaaaataggagatcattgttatcatggcttatgtgatgtgggtgctagtgtgagtgcaattccgtataccttataccaagaaattatgaatgatgttgcacctgctgagataggagatattgatgttactattaagcttgctaatagagatactatatcaccaattgggattgttagagacgttgaagtcttgtgtgggaaaattaaataacctactgattttcttgttcttggttccccacaagataatttttgtcccattatatctggtagacctttcttgaatactgttaatgctaagatagactgcgagaaagatattgttactgttggtttaggggatatgtctcatgattttaatttctctaaatttcgtagacaaccccatgataaagaattgcctagtaaggatgaaattattggtcttgcttctattgccgtgccccctactgatcctttagaacaatatttgctagaccatgaaaataatatgtttatgaatgaaagaagggaaatagatgaaatattaTTTAATCAGgggcctattttgaaacacaatttgcctgttgaaatccttggggatcctcctccacccaagggtgatcctgtgtttaagcttaaacaattacctgattcTTTGAactatgcttatcttgatgaaaagaagatatatcctgttattattagtgataacctttcagagcatgaagaaaataaattattgaaaactcttaagaagcaccgtgccgctattggatatactcttgatgatcttaagggcattagtcccactctatgtcagcacaaaattaatttggagcgtgatgctaaaccagttgttgatcaccaacggcggttaaatcctaagatgaaagaagtggtaagaaatgaaatactaaagcttctggaggcaggtataatttatcctattgctgatagtagatgggtaagtcccgttcattgtgtccctaagaagggaggtattattgttgttcctaatgataagaatgaattgattccacaaagaattgttacaggttatagaatggtaattgattttcgtaaattgaataaagctattaggaaagatcattaccctctaccttttgttgatcaaattctagaaagactatccaaacatacacatttttgctttctagatggttattctggtttttctcagaTACCAGTGTCAAAAGATGATCAGgagaagaccacttttacttgccctttcggtacctttgcttatagacgtatgccttttggtttatgcaatgcacctgctacctttcaaagatgtatgactgctatattctctgatttttgtgaaaagattgttgaggttttcatggattatttctccgtttatggaactttttttgatgatttcttgagcaaccttgatcgagttttgcagagatgtgaataAACTAATCTtatcttgaattgggagaagtgtccctttatggttaatgaaggtattgtcttagggcataaaatttctgaaagaggtattgaagttgataaagctaaagtagatgctattgaaaagatgccgtgtcctaaagatatcaaaggtataagaagtttccttggtcatgttggtttctataggaggcttattgaagacttctctaaaatttctaggcctctcactaatctcttgcaaaaagatgttccttttgttttttatgatgatcgtatagaagcatttgaaatacttaagaaagccttgatttctacacctattgttcagccgcctgattggaatttaccctttgaaattatgtgtgatgctagtgattatgcggtaagtgatgttctaggacaaagagttgataagaaattgaatgttattcattatgctagtaaaactctagacagtgcccagagaaattatgctactactgaaaaagaatttttagcagttgtatttgcttgtgataagttcagatcttatattgttgattccaaagtaactgttcacaccgatcatgctgctattaaataccttatggataAGAAAGAtactaaacctagacttattagatgggttctcttgctacaagaatttgatttacatgtTATTGATAGAAACGGAGCTAAGAATcctgttgcagacaacttgtctagattagaaaatgttcttgatgacccactccctattgatgatagctttcctgatgaacaattagctgaaCGGTAGTTACCGGTCTATTGACCCAAGGTCGGGAAGTTACCAAGTACTCCTCGGATGTCGCGGACCCATGCCCAGTTGAGGATGCCGTCATGAACCAGACGCCTGTTCCGAATGCGCCGGGTGACGAGCTTGTAGAGGGTGGGTGCGATCTCGCCGGTCGATTTGCCATCTAGCCAATGATTTGACCAGAAGTGGCATGTCTTCCCATCGCCCAACGTCCAAGTGGTGGAAGCGCGGAAGATGTCCCGAGTAGCAGCGTCCTTCGGCAAAGGCAGATGGTGCCATGGTCGGGAAGGATCGGTATCCCGAAGCCATAGCCATCGAACCCTGAGTCAATTGACTGGTAGTTACCTTGGGTCAATTGTCGTGGATGCCGAGCCCTCCGAGATCAAGTGGCTGACAGACCTTGGGTCAATTGACCGGTAGTTACCTGAACGCGCCTCCTTACGACCATGCCAGAGGAAGTCCCGGATTAAGCGGGTGACGAGTTTCAGGATAGTAGGTGCAATCGCCATGGCCAGGAGCAAGTGAATCGGGATGGCAGATAGAACGTGTCGCGCACGAGGGCAAGACGCTCGCCGCTCGTGAGGAGGGATGCTTGCCAGGTGCCCAACCGCTTGGCAATCATGTCGACTAGGGGCATGAGCGTCGAGGAGGGACTTTGCGCACCGATAGTAGAAGCCCGAGATAAGTTATGGGAAAGGCAGCAACAGGTAAGGTTAGGGACTCGCCAACACGCTAGGACACATCCGGAGGGCAGCAGATGGGGGTAACCAGGCACTTGGCGAAGTTGGTGTTGAGGCCAGATGCCTTGCCGAACAGGTGAAGAATGGTGCGCACTGCCTGAAGATCGCGATCGTCGGGATGTCAGAATATGACGACATCATCCGTGAAGAGGGAGATGGTACACGCCGTGTGCCTGGTGATGAGGCGCTGCAAGACCCCGTGCAGAACGGCATGCTGCACCATGGTGTTGAGTACGTCAATGACGACGGACAAACAACATGGACGAGATGGAGTCCCTTGTTGTAAGCCTCATGCATAATCAATATGTATTTTCTGTTTTAATTCTCATATTATTAATCTGTAATTCATGTCCATAAATCAAATTTGCAGGCAATTGCGGCAGCAAGTGGGGTTGTCCTAGTTCCTATAGTTGCAATTGGATCCATAGTCCTTGCACCGAAAAGAGTTATTCAGAGGAGTGAACAAAGCAGAAGAAAAAGGTGAGTCATTTCCGTTCCTCCTCCTACCACCAGCACCAGGTCTCTGTTTCTCCACTCTCCCCACCGTCCTCCCTCATCCCAAATCGAACCGCCTCCCCGTCGCATCGATCCCAATCTGACCATCCCCAAAACCCTAACCCTCACTCGCCTCCTAGCACGGCGGCGAGTCACGGCGGCGGAGGCGTGAGATGGCCGCGCGGGCGTAAGCATTTCGGAGGCGATCGCGGAGGTGGGGGCTTCCTGTGACCCGCCAGCGGTCTCGCTGGTGCCGGCCCGTGCCCGTGGGTATGGCGACGTCGTCGTCGGCTGGCGGGGGCGGTGCCGCCGGGGGCGCGCCTGGACTCAAGACTTACTTCAAGACTCCCGAGGGCCGGCATAAGCTGCAGTACGAGAAGACCCACTCCCCCTCCGTGCTGCACTACAACCACAGCTCTGGTGGCAAGACTGTCTCCGAGGTATGAAGGGCGGCGACTCCGCGGTACCGGCGATCACGTCCCGGGGTTTGCGGTTAGCGCGCGGGTTGGGACGGGGATTGGGATCTCGATGGGTCGCTCGGATGGGATGGGGAATTGAGCTGTGGCGTTGGGTGTTGACCTGATCAGGTGCCGGATTCAGGCGTGTTTTTTTCGCGTATCTGGTTGGGTTTTATTTGGTTTTAGTTAGGGTTTCGGGTAAGTTTTGGATCGTGGCATTTTTGGTCAGGTTACTGTTCTTCTGGTAAGACCGGCGTCCTCGGTTGCAAGTATTAACCGGTGACCATTTATGGAACCTCGCAGAGTGATGAATTTAGAGGGGTTTCTTGTCTGGGATTCTAACTGTATACGCGATTGTTTTAGTTATTTGCTTGCTTCGTGATGATCGACTTCATTGCGTATATTATGAAAAGTTAAGATTACATCAATAACTTTCACGATGGCAGATGACAGTGGCATATTTGAAGGAGAAACCGGTGGGGCAGGGCTCTACACCGTCAACACCAAGTTCCAGCAGTGGCATGCGATCTGCAGCTGCAAGACTGCTTGGTACCGGGAATGGGAGCCGGACACTTAGCTTTGCAGGCAGCAACGGTGTCAGCAGGGCTGTTTCAGGGAGCAGCCGTGTGGGTGGCGGCGTTGGTACGTCAACAGGCGTTGGTGGATCTCAAGCCGTGGCGAATTACGATGGCAAGGGAACATACATCATCTTCAATACCGCAGATACACTGTTCATTAGTGATCTCAACTCACATGACAAAGTATTAGTTCCCTTGTCCAATGCATGCCAAAGTTTTACTTACAAATATGCAGCCTTGCGTTTCTCTGATCAAGTTGTTAATTGCACCAGGATCCAGTAAAGTCCATCCACTTCAGCAACTCAAACCCAGTTTGTCATGCATTTGACTCGGAGGCCAAAGATGGGCATGACGTGATTGTTGGATTATGGTCAGGAGATGGTCAGTGCTTTCTTTTTGGAATGCTTTGTTCTTAGAATTGAACTCTGTTCTGAGACCGAGACGAGTTATATGTGTCCATTGTGCAGTCTATTCAATGTCATTGAGGCAACAGTTGCAAGATCCTGGAAAGAAGCCTGTTATGTCTCAGCATTTTATCAATAAAGACAAAGATGGAACTGCCAACAGGCATGTGTGCTTCCTTTAAAATAATAATGGAAGTGATAAATTTGTATGAGAATTACCTTACAAGTAACAAAATTTTTCTTCATATTTTTGTTTTATGCCACGTCCTGAACACACTATTGTTTTAGGATAACTATGAAAGATGGTCTGACTCAGAGTTTCCTTTTGTGCATTATTAGAAGTTGTAACTTATAGGAAACTGTTGCTATTATTAATGGATAAGGACTAGGGCCGAAAACTTCATTTGAGCTCCTCATTTTGATGGTGCTCAGTCGATAGTAGCAAACATTTGTTTTGCTTTATGCCTGGCAACATGCTTTGTATTGCATGTCTTTTCATGCTGCCTGATTCAAATTGGCATGTGAGAGATGTCGACATTCCCCTGTTTTGAATATCCCTTAATGCCACCCTACCATGGTGGGTCCGATAGTTGTCCTGTTCCTCTCTTCTTTATGGAGCGTGCGAGGAGTGTTTAGTGTAAGcatcttgtgtgtgtgtgtgtgtggcgggGGTGGGGGACTGGTATGAATAGCTGAGGTGATATACATCCCTTGGCTAGTCAGCATCTAAAGCGAATATTTAGACATAGGTTGTGGGACTATCTATATAGATGTAAATACTGGTTGAAAAAACTTGAATATTTGCAACTGGTTCAAGTTTGACTTTACTAGATGCCGTTATTGCAGCCGCTGTACTTGTGTTGCATGGGTTCCAGAGCGTGAAGGCATTTTTGTTGTCAGCAATGCTGATGGGAATCTGTATGTGTATGACAAAGTGAGTGCCTACTGTCATCGAATTTTGTTACAAAGTAATCATACTCCATTATGCCAAATCTAAACCAATTATTTTCTATGTCCAGTCCAAGGATGGAAGTGCTGACTGGGCATTTCCAACTGTAAGGGATCAAAATCAGCTGGTGATTTCACATGCAAAGTCCAATAAGGTATCTTAGGGCACTTGATTTTTGTTTAAATAGTTATggcatttgattttttttcttcacTTAAAAGTGTACAGGCATGGTCATTTATGCTGTCATGTTTAAACATTTGGTAATAGAGAGGTACTTGTTCTGGAAACTTTTTGAAGGAAATAATTACCACCTGAGCATCTGTGAAAACCGATGCCTAACATGCAGTAGCTGGACTACTAACACAATAATTTGTTGGGTTCGATATCCATGATGTATATGCTTGTAATATCAGTTTTATAATCATTTTTTAGTTCACTATTAGATTTTATGATCTCTAGTTGTTTATCACTTTGTAACATCCCTTAAAAGATAGAATGATCCATCAGTCATTTTAAATGTATTGTAGCATTTTAAAAAACTAATGGTAGCATTTTCAGCATCAGCATGTTGTAAGTCTGTGTCAGGGATGCTGAACACAAATAGAGTGTGCATACGCCCTTGCAAATATTTGTCAAATCTTGTTTTATTGCACATGAAAGCATTTTGTGGAATATCGTATCCAACATCTCTAAAACTCACATAAATTTGAACATTCCAACGTCTTTTGATGCTTTATTGAAACACTCCAAAATAATATGTATGCAAAAACCTTAAGTCAGCTGTCGCGGCATGTGAGATAACATTTACAACAATACAAACTAAATATTGAAATAGCCTTTGCTTGCAAAAATAGACTTAATTGCTACATTATCTTGTGTAACATCTGCGACAATGTAAACTAGATATTATAACATGCCGGAAAAGAATGTCTGCAACAAAGTATGGGAGTCATGAGGCTTGCCCCACCCATGCGACACAATAACCCTCAAATTACTCTGGTTTAATTCATCTGGGTGAAGTGTATGACAATTTAATTTGTATCGGAAACAAGGATGGTACCGTTTTCCCTTTTTACATGAGTTCTTCGATGACAAGAACAGTTCTTCTAGGGAAGAGGAATACCACATTTACTTTCGTATAATTAGAGAAGTTCCTCTAGGGAAGAGAACACCACATTTACTTTCTTATAATTAGAGAAGTTCCTCTAGGGAAGGGGAACACCACATTTACTTTCCTACAATTAAGTTGATCGCATGTTTATTTTCTTTGCTATCTCATGGTTGAAATTATGTGTCACGAACTTGGTAGATACGTGAGACCATACATAGTGCAGTAGTCTCCATTTCTATGTAAACTGTGAAGATAGACCAGTATCCTGGGATTACGGATCATATATTCCCCAGTTGTTGAAGATGGCAGAAAATTAATTTTCCACAAGCTCATTCTCGTGTTCTTACTTAGTAGTTGACACGTTCAACACAAGCTTCATGTGGTCGAACTGTCCTCACACTTGCTAGTTGACATAGAGCACAGACTGTTTATGCTGGGTCAACCTGCATTGGATTTAGTGCAGTGGTGTTTACCTGTCACTTGGTTTTTATTTCGATCATATTAGGAAATGCCAAGTTCTCAAGTAGCATCACTTTACCAGCAGACCATACTGGAACCAGTACTAAGAACCTGGAAGTTACTATTTTTTGCTATGTTCTTTTAATGCTGCAAAACATTAATTCAAGGAAACTCAAGAAATTCCTGAACATGATGAATTTAAATTTGTAGCTGCTATCATTGATTATGGGATGTAAATAATGCTGCAGAGCAATCCTACTGCAAGATGGCACATCTGTCAAGGTGCAATCAATGCCATTTCATTTTCGCCGGATGGAGCTTACATGGCAACTGTTGGGCGAGATGGTAATTTTGTCTAGCCAAGAACGAGAATTGACATGTGATAAAGGTTTCCTATTGGTGACACATTGTACTTAAGTTGTTCGATTATATGCAGGTTATTTAAGAGTATTTGACTTCGCGAAAGAACAACTAATATTTGGTGGGAAAAGTTACTATGGTGCTCTTTTGTGTTGCTCATGGAGGTAAACTGCCAATTGCATTTACTGTTACTCTGGTATTTGGTGCCAATTTTGTCGCATGCCTGCACCTACCTTTTACTAACTAGTAGTTCAGATATGATGTTCACAAAAACAGAAACTCATATTTCCCTATCTTTTTGCGCAGTTGCATCAGTTCTGCTATTGACTGATTATTCTAGGATTGTATATGAGCTTACCTCTTGTAATCTTGTTTCATCTGTGAATCACATAACACCATTTGTAAATTAACTTTTTAGATCTTCATAAGAAGTGGCCAATTTTACATATGAAACGGTGCAAGAGCAGTAGCTAAGAGCATATCCTGCCATTCGCCCCCCAGGGGGCTTGAAATATCGCCGCCTGGGGGTGAACCGGCGCTAAAATCGGCTTGGGGGCGATTGAGTTCCCAGCCGCCGCCCCCAGGCGCCGATATCGGCCCAATTTTGGCGCAAAGTTGCCCACTTTCGGCGCAAAATTGGCCCGCTATCGGCACAAATCGGCCCATATTCGCCGTGCTTCGGCGCAAATTCAACAGAAGCTATTTTTTATCACACAGTTCATCACAGTAAGTCAATAGAAATCAAATAGTTcgacaacaaatagttcaatacaaattatatagttcaacaaataaaaactcatatttcatcacacgtcgagctaggcgttgcccttgagcctccataggtgctccaccagatcctgCTGCAGTTGTTGATGCACCAGTGGGTCTCGGATCTCTTGACGCATATTGAGGAAGGCCGTCCAGGTTGCCGGTCGGTGGTGATCAACTTGGGCAAGAGGACCCTACATGTaatatggttcagtgtcaaacactggctcttcctgctcgctctcaatgatcatgttgtgcaagatgacacagcaagtcatgatctcccacatttgatcttcgaccaggtctgagcggggtaccggacaacagcaaatcgagattggagcacaccaaatgcccgctcgacatccttcctgcaagcctcctgaacCTTCGCAAAGTGGGAGTACTTGCCTCCTGCCACAAggtttgagatagtcttcacaaatgtggaccatctcggatagatgccatctgCTAGGTAGTATCCCTTGTTGTAGTGTCGCAcattgacctcgaagttcaccggaggagaatgaccttcaacaagcttggcaaagacaggggagcactgcagtacgttgatgtcattgtgagttcctggcataccaaaggagtgccaaatccaTAGGTCGTGTGTGGCCATTGCCTcacactgcaaccgcctttggcgcctttgtacatcccctgccaagcaaatggatagtttttccatttccaatgcatgcagtcgatgcttccaagcatcccaggaaatccttttgctgcattctgtgctaggatccgagcagtgtcttcagcattgggtgatcacaagtattgcggtccaaacactgcc
This genomic window from Aegilops tauschii subsp. strangulata cultivar AL8/78 chromosome 4, Aet v6.0, whole genome shotgun sequence contains:
- the LOC109733443 gene encoding probable catabolite repression protein creC translates to MATSSSAGGGGAAGGAPGLKTYFKTPEGRHKLQYEKTHSPSVLHYNHSSGGKTVSEMTVAYLKEKPVGQGSTPSTPSSSSGMRSAAARLLGTGNGSRTLSFAGSNGVSRAVSGSSRVGGGVGTSTGVGGSQAVANYDGKGTYIIFNTADTLFISDLNSHDKDPVKSIHFSNSNPVCHAFDSEAKDGHDVIVGLWSGDVYSMSLRQQLQDPGKKPVMSQHFINKDKDGTANSRCTCVAWVPEREGIFVVSNADGNLYVYDKSKDGSADWAFPTVRDQNQLVISHAKSNKSNPTARWHICQGAINAISFSPDGAYMATVGRDGYLRVFDFAKEQLIFGGKSYYGALLCCSWSADGKYILSGGEDDLVQVWSMDDRKMVAWGEGHTSWVSSVAFDSYWSPPSSDDAGENAMYRFGSVGQDTQLLLWDLAMDEIAVPLRHPSSGSPTFSSGSPSAHWDSACPPPTGVLQPSPRMRDVPKLSPLVAHRVHADPLSGLEFTSESIVTICREGLIKIWARPQHSENSQRPNSSELAAGNAISKDKMITSPNKAGTSSSSFKQPSSVIFS